The genomic stretch TATGCCAAATATCTAATAGGTCAAAACCAAAGATTTGAGGGGAGCAAGTCATATCTCTATTATTCTGCCTCGTGGTGCGGCCGTGCCGTGCTTTAGCTCCAAAATGACTTGGGAGTATATAGAATGGTCTGATAACTTCAGAGTTCAGAAGGTACAGGTAATCTTTGTTTTTAGGTAAGAATTTGTTTTTGGTGATAACGGAGGAAAACGGGTTCTGAAATGACGAGCTGCCCTAGTAGAATGTTGTATTCTGTTGAGTTAGTTGATTTGCTCGGGTCCACATTGTCgaagaaactttttttttttttttttttcaatttcctaTCCTCCATCGTTGGTCAGTGACGGTTTTCCATAATGATTTATGTCAGCCGCCGACCCCAAATTATTTGATACAGTTTATTGATTCTTCACCCATGAGACTTTTTGCGCTCGTATCATCATAAACTTGCTGTAACTGTGCTGAGGCGGAAGTTTATGACTTGCGGATAACGAATAACATCTTCTCCACATTACCTATTTCGCAAATTctgcccgtctgaaataagacggaccaACCGtaacattttacaataaaatgttactattttatgataaaatgtcACCATCATTTTTAAGGTAAAAAGTGACAACTTTAGTTAAtaacattttgtcattaaatgGTTACATTCTATAACAAAAATAGTAACATTTGGTCCGTCTTATTTCAAACCGTCGGAAGCAAGACTTGTTGTATTTCGCAAATTACCTTATGTAGGCAGTAGGCCTATACTAGAGTTTTAGCTAGAAGGCAAATCAATTGTGCAGGACAAGATCCCTTCATAGTTCATACCAAATCCCAATCTAAAAAATTACAGTAAAGACAAATTTTCGACTCCTGATTTCAGCAACAACAATGATGGTGACTCCAACCACAAGACAAGGGATGCCCACGCAGCCTCAAATCCCAACTATAGAGATCGACTAATGAAGAAACTCAAAACTCGAGAAGTTGACAAAATTACAGACAGATCAAGACTAATGAAGACCACAACTCACAAACCACACAAGGGTTGGAACTTGAAAGTAGCTTTAGTTATACAGTAATACACAAATAAGAACGAAAAAAATCTTTTTGTTTTACGCAAGGAATCAAAAGAATCTTGGAAGTACAATCGAAAGCACCACCACTATTTTAGTGACATTTCAAAATGAGAAGTTCTAAGCAACAAGCTTAACTCCCTCACTGCAAAAATTACAACCAAAGTGTTTTTAAGTAATTATGGCTAAAACGAATGCGACTAGATAACGCTCACCCCTCATCCAGGATCATAAATTCACGGCAAACTCAAGTTCCACCTTCGTCTCTAGAACTTTCTGGACTCCTAAGCCTGCAAGTCATGGCAAACAAATATCATTGTTCAAAtgtctaacacagttaacacttCGAATAAGTAGACGAACTACAATGCCAAAACAATCCAATCATTTAAGGTAAAATACTGAGCTTGTGAGAAACTGTAAGAATACAACTAAATACAAATTTTCATGTTCAGATTAACGTTTTGTGTGCTTTGAAATAGAAGATCAGAAATAACAGATACAAATAGGAAACGTCCTCAAAACACAAATTCCCGTATGAGATTTCAATGTCTCGTGATAATATCATCAGAGCTCATAAGACAGACCCATATAATGAGATTCGCGTGAGTAATAGAAGGTTGGAGTTTTGATaggaggatttggagggaaagagagggtctgtttggataggaggatttggagggaaagagaggggatggaaaggaagggatgataaatcctttgtttggttagcaaaatggaggtggagggattgataggggagggaaaatgaatccctccacttcccccctccaagccaaattatttcctctccaacaaaggcaagatttggagggaaaatgacctcctccattctccctccccttcccttccatccctttctcttccctccttctccctcccctccctttccctccacttttgctatccaaacacacccttaggttATCTCAGTTGACTTCCTATATTCTAATAAGGTTCCAGATTATACCTTGTTTGCGATATTGTTGGAGAGCCAATCCAATCCTTCATACAGACCCTCACCAGAGGTAGCACAAGTGCTCTGGATGTACCTGAAAAGCACAGATAATAAAATTAAGCACTTGGTTGGTTAAAAGAAGTAGCCAGTAGCGTTTAATAATTTGTGTAAATATGCATATTAAAGTCATACCAGTGGCGCTGTCGGAGAGAGTGCAAGCCAAGCTTGTCAGTGATTTCAGCAGCATTCATAGCATTAGGAAGATCTTGCTTGTTAGCAAACACAAGCAGAACTGCATCGCGGAGTTCATCCTGAAATCAGACATTGTCAAAAAAAAATGAGCTCAATTGAacatccaaaaactagattttaAAATAGTGGGCAAGCTATGAAGTATAGGATACCTCGTTCAACATCCTGTGCAACTCATCCCTCGCTTCAACAGCACGATCTCTGTCATTACTGTCCACCACAAAGATGAGACCTTGTGTGTTTTGGAAGTAATGCCTCCACAAAGGACGGATCTGCAACAGAGGAGTTATGTAATCAGCTGCTATTAATTGTAAAACACAAAATGATgaacaatctatcataccaaacACACACAGCTGGTGCTCTTACTTCTAAAATACAAAATGATGAACAACTGTATCATCCCAAACAAACGCAGATATGCACTCCCTCCATCCCACTTATATTGTCGCTATTTGACTTTTGTTGTCAAACAAGGTTTACTCCGGCCAATATTTCTCTAAACAATAGCTAAAAATCTAAAATAAGTAAGCACAGAATAGCAAGCAAACCTTGTCTTGACCCCCGACATCCCAGACTGTGAAGCTGATGTTCTTGTATTCAACAGTTTCCACGTTGAATCCTGAAAACATGGAGAACTTTCATTAAGCACGCATTGACAAAGAAGAATCAGATCAATAGGACAATATCACTGAAGTATCAAGAGAGGAAAATGACTTACCAATGGTAGGAATAGTAGTGACAATCTCACCGAGCTTGAGCTTGTAAAGGATGGTGGTCTTACCAGCCGCATCGAGACCCACCATCAGAATTCTCATTTCCTTCTTGGCAAACAGGCGGCTAAACAGCTTGGTGAATGTGAGACCCATTTTTCCTCTTCGCTAAAACCCCTGAGTTCATAACAACCCAGCATATAACCACAAATAATCAGCATTCGCCATCAAAATTGTAAGAATCAAGCTGAAGGTTTTAATGTAGAAAGACAAACACATGGTCATTCCAGGGAATGTAATTATGGCGGATCATAGACGTAAACTCCAAATTCTAAACGACTATTTATGTTGACTATTCCATACATAATCTCAAATTTCTACGATTTCTCAAAGCCAACGATCTGCATATGGTGTTCAAGAATGACGTGATGATCTAAACCATATAAACTACATAAGCCAATTGGAAGTTTTCATATCAGATAGAAGAACAGGCAGTCATTCGGCATTGTAAATCTGAAAGAACATAGCCGCGATCTCAAATTTCTAAACCACTATTTCATGCATAATATCAAACTACCTAAAATATGTCGTGCACAATCTCAAGCTACCTACATTATTTCTCAGATCCAATGATTTGCATTTGGCGCTCAAGAACGACACGATGATCTAAAACAAGTAAACTGCAGAAGCTGATCTCAGCAAATAAGTCTCCACTCAATCACATATAGAAAATTCACAACTCAAACCATACAACTTTCGTCATTGAAAATCGATGTACAAAATGTTCGATCTCAGAACTGATTTAACAGGATTCAGATCCAAACATCTAAGTTACAGCGATAAAGGATCATCTAACCACCACCATTACAATTTGACGAAGCTAAGATTCTCGAACATTCATCAATAATTAAAGTGTAAGATAATAACTAGCAAGATAGGAGATCAATGCGAATCGCAGACTGAAACTAATATTCTCAAACATTCAACAACAATTAAAGTCTCAAATACGTAGCAAAAAAAAACGAGATCAATGTGAATCGTAGACCGAAACTGAGAAATGTTGTTTCATCAATACACATCAAAAACATAAAATCATAAACCTAAAACTTCAGCTCAACAAAATTGATGAATGCTGTTCCATCAACACAGATCAAAAACATAAAATCATAACCCTAAAACTTCGAATAATTAATCGATCAAAAACCTAAATCTCAAAATTCAgcttaacaacacgcaattcctcAGATCCAAACAATTCAAATCATAAACAACAAAATTCATACAATTCCGTGATCAAATCTCGAACATCAAACACATATGATACAAAAACAAAATTAATCGAATCGTAAATCTGAATCTACGAACGTAAATCACGTAACAAGAACAAGATCAAATCAAATGCGAAAACATACGATCGAAACAAACAAGATCTGAATCATAAAATTCACGCAAAACCTAACAAATTCTTTAGTAATTGAAAGAATTCATATGAATCGGAAGATGCAGAAATCAAAATGTATGATGAATTTTAACATGatcatgaaaaataaaataattaatcgaGATTTGTGAGAGATTAGAGTTCGGAAAACGAACCTGCGAACAGCGAAGAAAGTTgagagagaggagaggagaggagatgGTAGCGTAGAATATCGGAGAAGGGAGTTGATTACAAATCGGGGATATTTATGCTACAATTTGTTGATTCACATTCATGACATGGATCTTTTACCTCTTGTCGGTCTCATTTAAATTTGTTGTATCCGTTTAAAATGAATACGAATATATTCGTTTTAGAACTTTTGTAGGTTGTATGACTATGCTGAAACTGAACTAAATAAAGTTaaattgaactgaattgaatttaATGGAGTCTGAACTGGATTGGAGTAAAAATTAGGTAGTGTTTTTTTTGcgttaatttcagctcatttctattcagctcagttcaattcagcttcattcagcttaatctcttcacaaattaaacTCTTACTTCAGCTTCATTCAGTTAAGTTCGGCTTCATTCAATTCAGTTTAGCGATGAAATGAATTGAATGAAGCCGAACTAAACTGAAAtaagtccaaaagaatagggCATAAAAAGAGTAGAACTAGGAACTAACAAGAACGTGTACCTTTAAACTAACTGAGGTATACATTCGTTTAAAAGAaactaattgtattaaataatatatatttttGGTATAAATTATGGATAATATTGAGCAATCTCTTTAGCTACGGATTGAAAAGAAAGTAAGAAAAAATCATATACTCCGTAGCTAAAGAGATAAATATGTTTATTGAATCTATTAAATACAATGATTCTCAATGAGATTTATTGGTAACACTATATTCGACTTTATACAATCTCATGGCGTGATATAATATGGTTTTTATTCGTCTTTTTGTAATCTATAATCATAATTTTCTTGCAATCATATACCGAGTATATAACTTTTTGTAATCACGATTATATTAAATGCTCCCTTAAAATTGTAATGGAAGAATGTTGAAATACAACATGCATAATAAAAGATTGTCGGACAATAATGAACAAATGaatctgttccgggtgtaattccagagcaagtatcgttaccacccgtggcttgtagagtaatgtctttggttggattcttcttgtccttatcgttcctctcggcctctctcgcaacaatgaacgaaggcgagggcttggctttgtgccaagcgtactcactccgacgctcaagtcgagtaaactcaaaggattaagttgtgttgcttggctaggtatgtattgtagagagatgaggagatattacaggatgaatagtgtatttaggttaagttgtgggatcctttcctcaatgaaggttgaggagtatatataggctttcaccttttgtcacgtagtgaccaagtggccaagtggtcgatcggtggaaagaccgttctaccctcacCGATGGACCTACGGcgggccggccgagggtcttggatgtgagtacgcggatatgtgccccggctggcgggttgccatgccgatACCCTCAGCTAGCTAGCGGCCGATGGGTGCATCGGCTAAgcggtctaagtcgttgactttcttgtggatatctttgacctcgttcaatatgttgacttggtcggcggtgcgagaatatgccccatcaatttgccccagcgtagtctatcgTGGTATAGGCTCCGGATGTATACCGAGCGTATATTCGCGGAGTAAGTTTGAAAATCTCTCTGTCACCGGCGTCTTCTTGTGTACCGGCGCGGCTCTTGCTAGCCGtaccatataccatatccccctccgcatggatgcgtgaagggtatccgatgtggaaaagaatcaAGACGCCGGCCGAGATCGTAACGAGGTGCCGGTTGACTTTGATATGCCCCGGCCGTGTGCTCCTGGCTTGGTTGATCGGTGGCGCGGAGACTAGGTACCTACATATTTGTTTCGGGAGATGAACGATCGAAGAGATGTggataggcgtgttgaagacgtttggtctttgttgcattgattgacattcaaccgttgcgacgattgacattccgcggttgcatgcttgacacgtgtgtgttcgccgattggttgacgcttcacgggtgtgccctgattggtccttcttcatgggcttttctctataaatagggtagttattccgtgattttggcctccattttattttcgaaaatttttctctAAGATCTTCATttctccaaactttcaagggttttcttcttcttaatcttcggagtatttgatccggcgtgtgtttttctttaaggtaaacaagcaaactttttatttattttttttttcttgctagtaatttgttgtgaatcatgtcGTCACGATCTTTGGACCCggtgatctgcgtcgggggccctAAGTCCCCTTCTCtcaagttgatcctcaaattcggaggaatgggaggatttcgactcttttggtgatcttggtgatgattttggtAATGATGCGGAAACGTCTCGTCTTAGCGAGGGGAGACATcgacgtcatggatcacggctatgTCTCGTAAGATCCACCTTGACCGTACTTGGTCCCGTGAGTCGCCCGTTGTTCTCGCGGCGGGAAACTTCTCGAGGGtcattttttctttggtaggggatacgaaattgtcatccccgaggagggtcagcCGTTTCTTCGCCCTCCGTCGGGTCAGATCTTGGCGTATAccgcggcatttggagtacgggctccggtttcacTGAACGGGtatgttatggccataattagagccatgaacgttcttTGTTGCCCAACCGCACCCGCGCCGCCATGAGGACCATAATTGGTTTTGTCGGCTTTGTCTTTTTAAGGGAGAAactccgacggtgaatttattccgccgactcCATCATCTCAAACCGTCGCTCTCTGGCCGTGTTGGGTGGTACAGTGTGCAAACGGAGCGGGGTTATGTCTCGCCGACAAACCTTCTTCTTGCAAGGACCggcaaggtcggtgggtgtatgttaaagtgccgaatgactatccgctgcctcgttccttccaaagaccaggttaacttgcggtgtgagactagggcggagcatgacagatgggtcactcgAAAGCATCTTAAAATGGATGCTAGCGGTGGTTCCTCTTACGGAGGATGAGAGGTCGGGCAacgaggctctttgaggtggacaagcgtgggatgccgaaaagatggattcccccgacgcagatcattcttcaggacgagccgctttgctatgtcggcctcataccgccctaagacggggtgagtggggtcggtgtgaggccctcCACCGTTCTCAATGTTTCTTTATTTTCGAATTTTGATTCATTTCTTCTACttgactcttgctttgtttctttcgtagaccactttggaccggacctttctgaggatcttcttcggagaatggggctgcacaaagataaaaccgttgctgacttgcatcccaaggctgcAGC from Silene latifolia isolate original U9 population chromosome 2, ASM4854445v1, whole genome shotgun sequence encodes the following:
- the LOC141644288 gene encoding ADP-ribosylation factor 2-like, whose translation is MGLTFTKLFSRLFAKKEMRILMVGLDAAGKTTILYKLKLGEIVTTIPTIGFNVETVEYKNISFTVWDVGGQDKIRPLWRHYFQNTQGLIFVVDSNDRDRAVEARDELHRMLNEDELRDAVLLVFANKQDLPNAMNAAEITDKLGLHSLRQRHWYIQSTCATSGEGLYEGLDWLSNNIANKA